TTGTTCTTCGCATGTGTGTACGGCTCAAAGTCCTCCTCCTGCATCTCAGTGCCAAGCAGCACAATGGCGCTCTCCACGTCTGAAAGTATCTCCTGCAGCTGCGTATTGTACTCTATATCGTTGATATCCACATGGTTAAATACCGTCTCATAGCCGAGCGACTTGGCCTGTCTCTCAACTCCTTCGATCACAGCAGGGTGAAACGGGCTGTCGTCTATGATCAATCCGTTTCTGCGAAAAATCACAAATCTTATTTTACTTATTTTTTCTTCCAGTCTGTATCCCAGTTCCTCTGCCGTCTTAAGAATTCTGTCAGCCGTCTCTTTATTTACGCCTTTTTTATGATTCAGTGCATTGGAAACTGTCGCAGGAGAAAAACCGGTAATTTCACTTATTTTCCTGACGCTTACTTTCATCCCTTACGACCTTCCATCCTTTTTGCCTCCCTGTTTTCCGGAGTATAAAAATACTATAACACATTCAATTCAAAAAAAGAAGGGAAATTCCAGCCGGTGGAATTTCCCTCCTGTGATAAGCTTTTACAGATGCAGCCCTCAATTACTTAAGGTTTACTTCTGCTCCTTCGCCTTCCAGCTTTGCCTTGATCTCTTCAGCCTCAGCCTTGGAAGCGCCCTCTTTCACTACCTTCGGAGCTCCGTCAACTAATTCTTTTGCTTCTTTTAATCCAAGTCCTGTGATCTCACGTACAACTTTGATTACTTTAACTTTGGAAGAACCTGCAGAAACTAATTCAACGTCAAATTCGTCTTTCTCTTCTGCCGCTGCTGCCTCTCCGCCTGCTGCTGCAACTACAACGCCTGCTGCCGCAGATACACCAAATTCTTCTTCGCATGCTTTAACTAATTCGTTTAATTCTAATACTGATAATTCTTTGATTGCTTCAATCATCTCAGCTGTTGTTATTTTAGCCATTTTGTTTTTCCTCCATTTTTATGATTTTTCGATTATTCTTCTGTCGCTTCCGCTGTCTCTTCAGCCGGAGCTTCTGCCGCTGCCGGAGCCTCTTCTGACGCCGGAGCTTCCTCTGCCGCTACTTCACCGCCCTGTTCAGCGATCTGCTTAATAACACGGGCAAAGTTTGTAATTGGTGACTGTAAGCTTCCAAGCAGTTTGGAAAGCAGTTCTTCTCTTGACGGGATCTTGGATAATTCCGTAAGTCCTGCAGTGTCATAAACTGAGCCTTCAATCACACCAGCTTTTAATTCAAGGGCTTTCGCATCCTTCGCGAACTTGCAGAGAATTCTTGCCGGAGCAGTCGCGTCCTCTTTAGAGATCGCAATAGCGCTCGGTCCTGCAAGATGCTCTTCCAAAGCAGCATACTCTGTCCCTTCAAAAGCTCTTTTCATCATTGTGTTCTTGTATACCTTGTAGATGATCCCGGCATCTCTGAGCTGCTTACGCAGTTCTGTATCCTGCGCAACAGTAAGCCCACGGTAGTCAACAAGCACAACTGATGCTGCATCCTTGACTTCATCTGCAATAGTCTCTACGATTGGTTGTTTTAATTCAACTTTTGCCATGAAAATGGTGCACCTCCTTATAGTTTAGTCTGCTGCCAAAAGAACAACGCTTTCTATCATATAAAAAACCTCCGGTCCGTAAGACGCAGAGGTTGTATAAATTCATAGAAATCGAATCTCATATCATCCTCGGCAGGCGTGTCTATCACTTACGCTAATCAAAAGCACCTGCTGTCTTCGGCAGTCATCGCTTTGCTATTATACCATCACATTTGACGGATGTCAACACCTTATTTTATACCGGACTTTTCCCGACGCAAGTTTACCATAATGGTGCTGTTTTTACCGTTTATTTCCAATCCCCTGTTCATATAGTGTGTTAAAATAAAATCAGAACTTTTTTACTTGGGGAGGAATGCCGAATGAATGTCGCTGTTGTAGACGACTCGCTTTTCGACAGACAATATTTACAGGATAATATCGAACGTTACTGTTCTGAACATAAAGTTCACATGCAGATCAAAACTTACGATAACGGACATGGATTTTTAAATTCCTTTTCTGTTCACACATATGATCTCGTTTTTCTCGATATATTCATGGATGAGACGAGCGGCATACATATTGCCGAGAAGATCCGGCAGATAGATGACAGATGCCAGATCATATTTACGACCTCGAGCCAGGAACATGCCATCAAAGCTTTCCGGCTGCACGCGCTCGATTATCTCCTCAAGCCTTACACATATGAACAGCTGGAAGAATCACTGTTCAGATGCCAGACGGCGATGAAACGGTTTTCACATTACATCGAGCTGAAAGAGGGGCGCCACTATACACGGGTACTTATCTCGGATATTATATATACCGATTACTATAATCACTATATACAGGTCCACACTTTGCGAAACGTCATCCGCTCTTATATGTCATTCGCGGACTTCGCGCCGATGCTCGGCAAATACCCGCAGTTTCTCTGGTGCTACCGCAACTGTATGGTCAATATGGATTATATCAGATCGATGGACAGCAAAGACTTTATCCTTTCCACGGATGAGCGTATTCCCATCTCAAGGGCGCGCAAAAATGAGATACGCCAGACTTATGCCAACTATCTGTTTGAGTATGTGACCACAGGAGATACTCCATGACGCAGGATATCATCATCAGCGCCCTGTTGTTCATCCTCCCGTGTATTCTCATACTGTTCCTCACTTTTTCAGATCATCTGAGAACACCAACTCATGCAACAGCCGCCTTTTCCATATCCTGTTTCATGATCATAGATATGGCGGCCACCTACATATATTATACAAAACCGCTCACCGCATGGACAATGATTCTTCTTTCCTTTGCAGCCATGCTGGCCGGAGTGGTTTTATTTCGCGCGGCGTCCGGCTACAGCTTTGCACAGAGTCTCTTTTCTGTGGCCATCGTCATGTGCTATACGGACAGCATATATATCTTTTCGTCGCAGTTCCATTACATCGCGGCAGGCAGGCTCCCCGACGGACCGTCCGCACTACACACGGTGTCGACGCTGGTCATATCACTGGCCACCTTCCCGTTTGTCCTTCTGCTCTTCAAACGGCTTCTCCGGCCGGCGCTGGACGCCACAGAAAGCCTCGCTTTCTGGCGAATATCCTGGGGGATCCCGCTGTGCAGCAGACTGTTGTATTACCTGACCATTTTTCCGATATTTTCGCCAAATCTGCCTACGTCGGTACAAAGCGATATATATTCCGCGCCCACACTCTGGAGCATCTTTACGTTTTTCACTTATGTCATTGCGCTTAAGATGGTGACGGAAACAACAAAAAATGCCAGGCTTCAGGAGGAACTGCATATATCAGAAACTCAGTTTGCGGCACAGTTAAAACAATCCGAGATGATCCAGCAGCGCATAGAGGAGACGATGCGCATACGCCACGATTTCCGCCACACGCTCATAGCGCTTCAGGCATGCCTGGACTCCAAAGATTATGACGGCATGGGAGAATTTATAAATAATTATATATGCAGCCTGGACTCCCTCCGCCCGACTGCATATTGCGACAACCCCGTCGTCAACGCCATCATATCATACTATGCCGAAATGGCCCGCGGCGACGGCATCACCTTCTCCGCCTCCGTGCAACTGGAGCAGAAGCTGCCGCTTACAGATACCGACGCATGCATTATCCTCGGAAACCTGCTGGAAAACGCTCTGGAAGCCTGCCAGCGGCAGACGGGCACAGGCCGGTATATACACGTCAAACTCCATGCCGTCCACGGAAGTTCACTCGTTATCATCATTGACAACAGCTACAGCGGCATCATCCACAAAAAAGAGCATGTTTTTCTTTCCACAAAAGCGAAAAACAGAAAAGGGATCGGCATCGCTTCCGTACTCGATATCGTGTCAAAATATGAGGGTGTACCCCGGTTTGAGTATGATGCGGAAACATTTAAAGTCTCTATTTTTTTGCATCACAGCCGCAATTGACAGAAAGCCGGGTGCGGCTTTCTGTTTTGCTTTATTCATAATAAAAAAGGACCGGCGCAGTATGTGCCGCGCCGGTTTCCTCTAAACTTTGTCTATATCGTTTTAACCGCCTCTGTTACATTCTCAGCCGACTTTAAACACTCCCCTTTGCAGTCTTCCCTCCTTTTATCTATGCCGCTTTGCACAGCGCCGCTTCCTGCTGAACACCATGGAAGCACAGACCGCCAGAGAGGCCAGCATAATAAGCGCAGCGGACACCAGTTCCACGGGATCGCCCGTCTGAACACCGCTTCCGGTACTGCGGCTGTTTCCTCTGCCGTCGCTGCCTCCCGGAACAAACACCGCAAAGGGGGACAGTCCCCCGAAGGTCCCTGTCACCGCGCCGTTCTCCACCGGTACTTTAATGTGCTCCAGCTCCCTTCTGTGGCAGTGCATCACTGTCGCTGTCCGTCCGTTGTACCCGACGCCTACCGGAATCGTCACATCCACCTCACCCTGAACCTCCCCTGCCGAAAGGCGGATATCGTACAGCAGCAGCGGACCGCCGTTGTCTTTTCCGTACGCGCGTATGGTAGCGCAGGCAGAATCATCATCCCCAGTGTGCAGTGTGCCCGATTTCACGTTCAGCATCGCGTCCTCCGTAAAGCTGCCTCTCACTGTGACCCCGGTGGACGGATCCCGAAGCGTACGCTCGGAGTAAGATGGCGTAAAATGGGCCGTCACCGTGACGTGGGCCGCCGGCATCGTAAAGGTAGTGGAAGCTTCTTCCGCGTTGGCGAACGCACCGCCGCCGGATGAGGTCCACCGGTCAAACTTCCGGCCGGCAGATGGGGCGGTCATGAGAGACACACTGTCATTTTCCTGGTACAGACCGCCCTTTGTTGTGTCTGTTCCGCCGGCCACCGTCAGCCGGTAGCCGGGGACAAGTGTCCAGGTATTGCTGTCGACCGGGGTACTGAGGCCGCTCTTCCATGTATCATTGTAATTGCTCTCCTTCCCGGCAGGGTAGTAGATGGTACCGCTGCCGGCAATAAAATACAACGCACCACCTCCTATCGCTTTTGGGGGGCGGTCCCCCAAAAAGGTCAGAGATGCAAGGCCTCCGCAGTTATAAAACGCAGCATCCTCAATGGTTTCCAGGCTGTCGGGGAATATCACTTTTGTAAGGCTGAGGCAGCTCCAAAACGCAAATCCTTTAATAGTCCTCACACCGTCAGGAAGCACAAAGCTCGTATCAGCGTTTCCAATGGGGTAAATAAGCAGCGTTTCCATCTTTTTATCATACAGCACACCGTTTTCGCTGGAAAAGTATCCGTTTCCGTCCGCAACTGCAAATGACATCAGGCTGGTGCAGTTAGAAAACGCTTGGGCTCCAACGGTTTCCAGGTTCTTTGGGAAGGTAACCTCTGTAAGGCTGGGGCAGTTAGAAAACGCTTGGACTCCAATGGTCTGCAGACTATCCGGGAAGACTGCGCCGGCAAGACTGCCGCAACCCCCAAATGCGCTACCCCCAATGGATCGCAGACCGTCCGGGAAGACTGCGTTTTTTAGGCTGCCACAGCTATAAAATGCATTGCTTCCAATTGTTTTCAGTTTATCCGGGAAAATAACAGTGGTGAGTCTTCCGATGTTATTACTCGCTGATCCTGCCACCTTTATCAGACCGTCCATCCCCGATAAGTCCAGGGTGGTCAGATTTGTCCAGTCATTGCCAGGTATATAGAGGCTCCGCAGATAATCCCAGTTATCTCCGGTAAGTTCCGTGGCATCTCCTGTGAGCGTTATGGCAGTGTAGTCCGCCTTATTGCCGCCGCCAAGCGCAGTTGTGACTTTGTCTGCCACCTCGCCGGGGGCATCGTTATCCACTTCCACGACCAAGTTATACACTCCGCTGCTCCAGCCTCCGCCGGTGGGAAGGTTCAGTCCGCTGATCCAGGCGGCATCATAGCTGGGCGCATCACTCGGGTAGTACAGCCGGCCGCCTCCGGCAATATTATTAAACGCGGCAGGTCCAATGTTCGGAGGGGTGCTGCCCGTAAAGGTCAGAGTGGCAAGGCTTTCACAGGAATGAAAAGCACTACTGCCGATGGAGGTCAGGTTTTTTGAAAAAGTCACTTCCGTGAGACAGAGGCAGTTATAAAATGCATTCCCTCCAATAGACTCCAGATTGTTCGGGAACGTTACCTCCGTAAGCCCGGTGCAGTTGCCGAACGCATAACCCTCAATGGTTTTCAGGCTGGACGGGAAGGTCACACTTTCAAGGCTGGGTTGGCTGCCGAATGCGGCGTTTCCAATGGTCACCACACCATCCGGAATGGTGAAGCTCATATCAGTCTTTCCTTGCGGGTACAGAAGAAGTGTTTCCATCTTCTTATCATACAGTACGCCCGCCTTGCCGGTAAAGTATGGGTTTTCACTCACAACTGCAAATGCTGTAAGGCTGGTACAGCCAGAAAACGCATTTTTTACAATGGTCTTCAGCTTTGATGGGAAGGTCACCTCCGTAAGGCTGATGCAGTCAGAAAACGCACAACTTCCAATGGTTTCCAGACTGGACGAGAACGTTACACTTCTCAGGCTAAAGCAACCGCTAAACGCATACGCCTCAATGGATTTCAAGTTGTTCGGGAAGGCTGTCTCCTTAAGACTGCCACAGCTCAAAAACGCATTCACCCCGATAGTTTCCAAGCTTGACGGGAAAGTTACCTCCGTAAGGCCAGTGCTGCCATAAAACGCATCCATTCCAATGGTTTTAAGGCTGGACGGAAAGGTCACCGCGATGAGCTTTGCCGGACTCCTCTGCGAATTTAAGGTTTCCACCTTGCTCAGTCGGCTCATCCCCGACAAGTCCAGAGTGGTAAGGCTGTTCCATTCGCTGTCCTCTGCATACAGCGCCCGGATATAATTCCAGTTACCATCCGTGAGTTCCGAAGCGCTGCCCGTAAGTGTTATGGCAGTGTAATCTGCCTTATTGCCGCCGCCAAGCTCCGCCTCCACCGCGTTTTTCACTGCGTCAGTGCCATTTCCGGTCAC
This is a stretch of genomic DNA from [Clostridium] hylemonae DSM 15053. It encodes these proteins:
- the rplL gene encoding 50S ribosomal protein L7/L12, translated to MAKITTAEMIEAIKELSVLELNELVKACEEEFGVSAAAGVVVAAAGGEAAAAEEKDEFDVELVSAGSSKVKVIKVVREITGLGLKEAKELVDGAPKVVKEGASKAEAEEIKAKLEGEGAEVNLK
- the rplJ gene encoding 50S ribosomal protein L10 is translated as MAKVELKQPIVETIADEVKDAASVVLVDYRGLTVAQDTELRKQLRDAGIIYKVYKNTMMKRAFEGTEYAALEEHLAGPSAIAISKEDATAPARILCKFAKDAKALELKAGVIEGSVYDTAGLTELSKIPSREELLSKLLGSLQSPITNFARVIKQIAEQGGEVAAEEAPASEEAPAAAEAPAEETAEATEE
- a CDS encoding LytR/AlgR family response regulator transcription factor produces the protein MNVAVVDDSLFDRQYLQDNIERYCSEHKVHMQIKTYDNGHGFLNSFSVHTYDLVFLDIFMDETSGIHIAEKIRQIDDRCQIIFTTSSQEHAIKAFRLHALDYLLKPYTYEQLEESLFRCQTAMKRFSHYIELKEGRHYTRVLISDIIYTDYYNHYIQVHTLRNVIRSYMSFADFAPMLGKYPQFLWCYRNCMVNMDYIRSMDSKDFILSTDERIPISRARKNEIRQTYANYLFEYVTTGDTP
- a CDS encoding ATP-binding protein gives rise to the protein MTQDIIISALLFILPCILILFLTFSDHLRTPTHATAAFSISCFMIIDMAATYIYYTKPLTAWTMILLSFAAMLAGVVLFRAASGYSFAQSLFSVAIVMCYTDSIYIFSSQFHYIAAGRLPDGPSALHTVSTLVISLATFPFVLLLFKRLLRPALDATESLAFWRISWGIPLCSRLLYYLTIFPIFSPNLPTSVQSDIYSAPTLWSIFTFFTYVIALKMVTETTKNARLQEELHISETQFAAQLKQSEMIQQRIEETMRIRHDFRHTLIALQACLDSKDYDGMGEFINNYICSLDSLRPTAYCDNPVVNAIISYYAEMARGDGITFSASVQLEQKLPLTDTDACIILGNLLENALEACQRQTGTGRYIHVKLHAVHGSSLVIIIDNSYSGIIHKKEHVFLSTKAKNRKGIGIASVLDIVSKYEGVPRFEYDAETFKVSIFLHHSRN
- a CDS encoding leucine-rich repeat protein is translated as MKYPLGGYFKASDRPAFRGFRVRGKYSTESSREKERKCMGEKRKERILALLLSTAVLLGMTMPLAARAETPAAPSEGQIQSFLALPDNSTEREVPQGTAWEELNLPGELEAMVFRVQEEPAENGGETPAPSAENVPVMWESGPAYDSEKPGEYILTPKPGEGYTVPKEVSLPRITVRVKEAQTNSSLKSAPALQTVSAGTALTVEVTGNGTDAVKNAVEAELGGGNKADYTAITLTGSASELTDGNWNYIRALYAEDSEWNSLTTLDLSGMSRLSKVETLNSQRSPAKLIAVTFPSSLKTIGMDAFYGSTGLTEVTFPSSLETIGVNAFLSCGSLKETAFPNNLKSIEAYAFSGCFSLRSVTFSSSLETIGSCAFSDCISLTEVTFPSKLKTIVKNAFSGCTSLTAFAVVSENPYFTGKAGVLYDKKMETLLLYPQGKTDMSFTIPDGVVTIGNAAFGSQPSLESVTFPSSLKTIEGYAFGNCTGLTEVTFPNNLESIGGNAFYNCLCLTEVTFSKNLTSIGSSAFHSCESLATLTFTGSTPPNIGPAAFNNIAGGGRLYYPSDAPSYDAAWISGLNLPTGGGWSSGVYNLVVEVDNDAPGEVADKVTTALGGGNKADYTAITLTGDATELTGDNWDYLRSLYIPGNDWTNLTTLDLSGMDGLIKVAGSASNNIGRLTTVIFPDKLKTIGSNAFYSCGSLKNAVFPDGLRSIGGSAFGGCGSLAGAVFPDSLQTIGVQAFSNCPSLTEVTFPKNLETVGAQAFSNCTSLMSFAVADGNGYFSSENGVLYDKKMETLLIYPIGNADTSFVLPDGVRTIKGFAFWSCLSLTKVIFPDSLETIEDAAFYNCGGLASLTFLGDRPPKAIGGGALYFIAGSGTIYYPAGKESNYNDTWKSGLSTPVDSNTWTLVPGYRLTVAGGTDTTKGGLYQENDSVSLMTAPSAGRKFDRWTSSGGGAFANAEEASTTFTMPAAHVTVTAHFTPSYSERTLRDPSTGVTVRGSFTEDAMLNVKSGTLHTGDDDSACATIRAYGKDNGGPLLLYDIRLSAGEVQGEVDVTIPVGVGYNGRTATVMHCHRRELEHIKVPVENGAVTGTFGGLSPFAVFVPGGSDGRGNSRSTGSGVQTGDPVELVSAALIMLASLAVCASMVFSRKRRCAKRHR